One stretch of Carassius gibelio isolate Cgi1373 ecotype wild population from Czech Republic chromosome B1, carGib1.2-hapl.c, whole genome shotgun sequence DNA includes these proteins:
- the LOC127948904 gene encoding transcription factor Dp-1, which yields MAKDAGLKETSGEIKLFINQNLSPGKPAGVVSFLTVHPTSVSAVKQILPKSLTAAGANMLSHVVISTPQRSSVPAGLLLTSPHTPSSQLTEASPCSSGRSRKGDKNGKGLRHFSMKVCEKVQKKVVTSYNEVAEELVSELSSGDNNISPNDAHVYDQKNIRRRVYDALNVLMAMNIISKDKKEIKWIGFPTNSAQECQDLEAERKRRLERIKHKQSQLQELILQQIAFKSLVQRNREAEHQNKRAPPPNTVIHLPFIIINTSKRTVIDCSISNDKFQYLFNFDNMFEIHDDVEVLKRMGLAFGLESGRCSPEQLKIARSLVPKALQPYVTEMAQGAFNQLIGELSHVATERGASSSNGSRVETPTSYMEEEEDDDDEEDEDDEEDY from the exons ATGGCCAAAGAT GCTGGACTCAAAGAAACCAGCGGAGAGATAAAGCTGTTCATCAACCAGAACCTGAGTCCAGGGAAAC ctgcagGTGTTGTGTCCTTCCTGACGGTTCATCCCACATCAGTCTCTGCGGTCAAACAGATTCTGCCCAAATCTCTGACGGCTGCGGGCGCTAACATGCTGTCACACGTG GTGATCAGCACTCCTCAGAGGAGCAGTGTCCCCGCCGGTCTCCTGCTGACCAGTCCACACACCCCGTCCTCTCAGCTCACCGAGGCCTCGCCCTGCTCCAGCGG GCGCAGCAGGAAGGGCGATAAGAACGGCAAGGGCTTGCGTCATTTCTCCATGAAGGTGTGTGAGAAGGTGCAGAAGAAAGTGGTGACGTCCTACAACGAGGTGGCAGAAGAGCTGGTGTCCGAGTTGAGCTCCGGAGACAACAACATCTCCCCGAACGATGCG CACGTGTACGACCAGAAGAACATCCGGCGACGGGTCTACGATGCTCTGAACGTCCTGATGGCTATGAACATCATCTCCAAAGACAAGAAGGAGATCAAGTGGATCGGGTTCCCCACCAACTCTGCGCAGGAGTGTCAGGATCTGGAG GCCGAGAGGAAGAGACGACTGGAGAGAATCAAACACAAGCAGTCGCAGCTGCAGGAGCTCATACTGCAG CAAATCGCCTTTAAGAGCCTGGTGCAGCGGAATCGAGAGGCGGAGCATCAGAACAAGAGAGCTCCGCCTCCAAACACAGTCATCCACCTTcccttcatcatcatcaacacCAGCAAGAGAACCGTCATCGACTGCAGCATCTCCAACGACAA GTTCCAGTATCTCTTTAACTTCGACAACATGTTTGAGATCCACGATGACGTGGAGGTGCTGAAGCGCATGGGCTTGGCGTTCGGTCTGGAGTCGGGCCGCTGCAGTCCGGAGCAGCTGAAGATCGCCAGGAGCCTCGTTCCCAAAGCCCTGCAGCCGTAcgtcacag AAATGGCGCAGGGTGCCTTTAACCAGCTGATCGGAGAGCTGTCCCATGTGGCCAC tgagcGCGGCGCGTCCAGCTCCAACGGCTCCAGGGTGGAGACCCCCACGTCCTacatggaggaagaggaggacgaCGATGACGAGGAGGACGAGGATGATGAAGAGGACTATTAG